In the genome of Carassius auratus strain Wakin unplaced genomic scaffold, ASM336829v1 scaf_tig00215108, whole genome shotgun sequence, one region contains:
- the LOC113093594 gene encoding SLIT and NTRK-like protein 3 yields the protein MLWFTLLSTIALGWTTPIPLLDESEEIDEPCFDPCYCEVKEGIFHVHCDSKGFTNVSQISQTWTRPFKLNLQRNSMRRLYFNSFLHLNNAVSLNLGNNALQDIHVGAFNGLSILKKLFLHENKLEVFRNDTFMGLESLEYLQADYNVIKRIESGAFRNLHKLRVLILNDNLIPVLPNLLFRSVSLTHLDLRGNRLRILPYKGTLEYIGRSLMEIQLEENPWNCVCDIVQLKTWLERIPYTALVGDITCEYPFHLHGKDLREIKRSELCPLLSEAELEAKHGIPRLPFNNENVWPTKPSSMLSSFHNTASSVEYRERHVKPTKRFRPTKTPPTPRSIYPGQNQPPVAAYQTRPPIPIICPTGCMCNLHITDLGLTVNCKEKGFHNISELLPRPLNAKKLYLSGNLIQKIYRSDFWNFSSLDLLHLGNNRISYVQEGAFMNLPNLKSLYLNGNDIERLTPGMFRGLQALSYLYFEYNVIREIQPAAFSLMPNLQLVFLNDNLLRTLPMDTFAGTSLARLNLRNNYFLYLPVSGVLEHLHSIVQIDLHQNPWDCSCDIIPLKQWIEKLSSVIVVGEVTCKTPEYALGKDLRTLEAEVICPELKFTASSPVLPNEMTATSGSDLGEAPTAGAVPLSVMILSLLILFISSVFVAAGLFAFVLRRRKKLPFRKRQEVDLTGIQMQCKIFEERQTGSPEKPPGHIYDYIPHPVTQMCNNPIYKPREGEIEGEQFTETKENNSNYRTLLEKEKEWTMAVSNSQLNTIVTINQSGDMAGFHENGVLCPTVIDSQRPTPTVGFVDCLYTTVPKLKDMHVAHSHPPGMQYPDLQQDARLKETLLFTAGKGFPEHTQSEYLELRAKLQTKPDYLEVLEKSYRF from the coding sequence ATGCTGTGGTTTACCCTGCTAAGCACAATAGCTTTAGGATGGACTACGCCGATCCCTCTGTTGGATGAGTCGGAAGAAATAGATGAGCCTTGCTTTGACCCTTGCTACTGTGAAGTCAAGGAGGGTATTTTCCACGTCCACTGCGACAGCAAAGGATTTACAAATGTCAGCCAGATCTCCCAGACTTGGACGAGACCCTTTAAACTCAATCTGCAGAGGAACTCCATGCGCAGGCTGTATTTTAACAGCTTTTTGCACCTCAATAATGCTGTGTCACTCAATCTGGGGAATAATGCACTACAGGACATACATGTGGGCGCATTCAATGGCCTGAGCAtcttaaaaaaactatttctgcATGAAAACAAACTGGAGGTGTTCAGGAATGACACTTTTATGGGGCTGGAGAGTCTTGAGTATCTTCAGGCGGATTACAACGTCATCAAGAGAATAGAGAGTGGGGCGTTTCGGAACCTGCACAAACTCAGAGTACTTATTTTGAACGACAATTTGATACCCGTGCTACCCAATTTATTATTCAGGTCTGTATCTCTCACGCACCTTGACTTACGTGGCAACCGCTTAAGAATTCTACCCTATAAAGGGACGCTGGAATACATCGGTCGCAGCTTGATGGAGATTCAGCTAGAGGAAAATCCATGGAACTGTGTGTGTGACATTGTGCAGCTCAAAACCTGGCTGGAGCGCATCCCCTACACAGCACTGGTGGGCGACATTACGTGTGAATACCCTTTTCATTTACACGGTAAGGATCTTCGTGAGATCAAGAGAAGTGAACTCTGTCCCTTACTTTCTGAAGCAGAGCTGGAGGCCAAACATGGCATTCCCAGATTACCgtttaataatgaaaatgtctGGCCCACCAAGCCTTCTTCTATGTTGTCATCTTTTCATAACACAGCCTCCTCAGTAGAGTACAGAGAGAGACACGTAAAGCCGACTAAACGGTTCAGACCCACAAAAACACCACCCACTCCTCGTAGCATTTACCCAGGACAGAATCAGCCTCCAGTCGCTGCCTACCAAACCAGACCCCCTATACCAATTATTTGCCCCACAGGGTGCATGTGCAATTTACACATTACTGACTTGGGCCTCACTGTCAATTGCAAAGAGAAAGGGTTTCACAACATTTCTGAGCTGCTACCACGACCACTCAACGCCAAGAAACTCTATCTAAGTGGGAATTTGATTCAGAAAATTTACAGGTCGGATTTTTGGAACTTCTCTAGCTTGGATTTATTGCACTTGGGTAACAATCGGATATCATATGTTCAAGAAGGCGCCTTTATGAACCTACCTAATTTGAAAAGTTTATACTTGAATGGCAACGACATTGAAAGGCTCACCCCTGGCATGTTTCGTGGTCTGCAGGCACTTAGTTACCTGTATTTCGAGTACAACGTCATTCGAGAGATCCAACCGGCCGCCTTCAGCCTCATGCCAAACTTGCAGTTGGTTTTTCTCAATGACAACCTGCTGCGCACCCTGCCCATGGATACATTTGCTGGCACCTCCCTGGCTAGGCTCAACCTGCGCAACAACTACTTTCTCTACCTTCCAGTGAGCGGAGTCCTGGAGCATCTCCACTCCATCGTTCAAATCGACCTTCACCAGAACCCTTGGGACTGCTCTTGCGACATTATCCCGCTCAAGCAGTGGATTGAGAAGCTCAGCTCCGTCATTGTTGTGGGGGAAGTGACCTGCAAGACCCCGGAATACGCTCTTGGCAAGGATCTGCGCACCCTGGAGGCTGAGGTCATATGCCCTGAGTTGAAATTCACAGCTTCTTCTCCAGTCCTGCCCAATGAAATGACGGCCACCAGCGGCTCAGACTTAGGAGAAGCGCCAACAGCGGGAGCTGTTCCGCTCTCTGTAATGATTCTCAGCCTACTGATTCTCTTCATCTCCTCTGTGTTTGTGGCTGCCGGTCTCTTCGCATTCGTCCTACGGAGGCGAAAAAAACTTCCCTTCAGGAAGCGTCAGGAGGTGGACCTTACGGGCATTCAAATGCAGTGCAAGATCTTTGAAGAAAGACAAACTGGCTCACCTGAGAAGCCACCCGGTCACATCTATGACTACATCCCCCATCCCGTTACTCAAATGTGTAACAATCCAATTTACAAACCACGAGAAGGAGAGATCGAGGGCGAGCAGTTTACAGAAACCAAGGAAAATAACAGTAATTATCGAACACTTCTGGAAAAAGAGAAGGAATGGACGATGGCTGTGTCCAATTCCCAGCTCAACACCATTGTCACCATCAATCAGTCAGGTGACATGGCAGGATTTCACGAAAATGGAGTGCTTTGCCCTACTGTGATTGACAGCCAGAGACCAACCCCTACAGTGGGTTTTGTAGACTGCCTGTACACCACCGTCCCCAAATTAAAGGACATGCATGTTGCACATTCACATCCACCCGGAATGCAATACCCTGATTTACAACAAGACGCCAGATTAAAAGAAACATTACTTTTCACTGCAGGGAAAGGATTCCCTGAGCATACCCAAAGTGAATACCTTGAATTAAGGGCAAAACTCCAAACCAAGCCGGATTACCTCGAAGTCTTGGAGAAATCATATAGATTCtaa